One Phocoena sinus isolate mPhoSin1 chromosome 14, mPhoSin1.pri, whole genome shotgun sequence genomic region harbors:
- the PMAIP1 gene encoding phorbol-12-myristate-13-acetate-induced protein 1, translating into MPGRRVRKSAQQSTTRAPADPEVECAIQFRRIGDKLNFRQKLLNLISKLFRSGT; encoded by the exons ATGCCTGGAAGGAGGGTTCGTAAGAGCGCTCAGCAGAGCACGACGCGGGCTCCGGCAG ATCCTGAAGTTGAGTGTGCCATTCAGTTCAGGAGAATTGGAGACAAACTGAATTTCCGGCAGAAACTTCTGAATTTGATATCCAAACTCTTCCGCTCAGGAACCTGA